The DNA sequence CTGCGGGGAGTACCCAATCAAAAGCCCACTACGTGAGTGGTTATGCGGTATTTACTTTAGCGAAAGGCGGCCTAATGTATGAAGCCGCGATTGGCGGGCAAAAGTTTAACTTCACCCCCAACTAAGCTTACGTACTTGCCATTCAATAACGGACCTATCGGTCCGTTTTTTATGTTTAAGCTATTTACTCAGGCTAAAGCGGCGTTGCCAAGCGAGTAAAAAAATAGCGGCGGCAAACAGCAAGGCAGACCCTGGTTCGGGAACGCTACTCGGAGGTGGTGTTGCAGTATAAGGCACATGATTTTGCTGCATGGCGCCATCCCAAGACGCAGCGATCACGGTGCCATTGATCACACCTTGGGGATCTTGAACATTGGCCAAGGGCGCTAATATGCTGCCTTCAACACTGATTCCTGACAACAGTAATTCAGTGGCCTCATAAAAGTTAAACAATACTTTATCTCGAGAGGGTAGCAAAGAGGCCATACTCATATTGCTTAGTCCGGCGCTACCTCCTGAAATATTAAAGATAATCTCAGCATCGTCAGCAAGATTGCTCACTTCGAAAGTATGCGCATTAAGCAGGTCATTGCCATCTAATTCAAATACCTGTTGTTGGCTTTGACCATCACCGCTTAAATAAAGGCCTCCCCATTGCTGGAGTACATTGCCGTTAGACGATAGGCTACTTAACTGATTGCTCACGCCATTCAGGTAAGTATGTTCTGCAGCAAAATCGATAGCAATGTGGCTATTTTCAGAGATGCCGCCATCGGCATAGCCATGTGCTTGGGTAACATTTGCGCTACCGCCTACCTCTGCGGCACCGTAGACTCGGCCGTAGTCTGCTTGTAAATTTCCTGCTACTGTTAACACCACTTGATCACTGCTTGTGCCAAGTTTGTCACCAACACTGTAGTTTTGTAAGTGGGCATTTCCGCCGACGGCTAAGCGGCCTTCAGTATCAGAACTACCAGAGAAGTCATTAAAGATAAAAGTGTTGTAATTACCGGCGAGTCCAAGAATGCCAGCATGGCTACTTAGTGACATCAGCACTGAAGCTATGGTGGCTAAGCTAATGAGCAAATACTGCTTAAGATGTTTCATTTACTACAAAGTCCTTATTACTGGTCCAACCGATTTTTGTGACGCGAGTCTAACTTCTGTGCGGCGCTATTCTACATAATGCTGCTGTTTGTGCCAAGTGTGATTGAAAATTAATCAAAATAAACTGGCTAGGTGTACGCCAATAGTGTTAGAAACGGACTATATAGACCGCTTTCGGTGGTGAGATTATGCTTGAACCGCTGAAGTTTCAGCCATCTGTATTGTTGGTTAACGGGTCATTTGAAAGGAATAAATCGGCTTTCCCTAGCCACAATGTTAACCAATGACCTTTACGCAATTTACGCAATTTTTTGATCATTCATCATTGGAAGAACTCTTGAGTCATT is a window from the Agarivorans sp. TSD2052 genome containing:
- a CDS encoding choice-of-anchor A family protein — its product is MKHLKQYLLISLATIASVLMSLSSHAGILGLAGNYNTFIFNDFSGSSDTEGRLAVGGNAHLQNYSVGDKLGTSSDQVVLTVAGNLQADYGRVYGAAEVGGSANVTQAHGYADGGISENSHIAIDFAAEHTYLNGVSNQLSSLSSNGNVLQQWGGLYLSGDGQSQQQVFELDGNDLLNAHTFEVSNLADDAEIIFNISGGSAGLSNMSMASLLPSRDKVLFNFYEATELLLSGISVEGSILAPLANVQDPQGVINGTVIAASWDGAMQQNHVPYTATPPPSSVPEPGSALLFAAAIFLLAWQRRFSLSK